The nucleotide sequence CCGTACACCTCATTACGGGCCTGCGCTTCGATGTACTCGACGTACCGGCGGAAGCGGGGGTCGCGGCGCTCAGGCATCTGGGCCCGGTGCCCGGTCCGGGTTCGCCGGTGGCGCTGCGCGGCGGGCGGATGCTGCTGCTGGTCGCGGCGGGCTGCGCGGAGGAGCTGCCGGGTCTGCTGGAGTGGCTGGACTGGGGCGGCCTCGACCTGGACCTCACTGCCGTCGGAACGGGCGGTCACATGGTGGCGCCGACGCCCCCGGGCGGGGCCGGAAGGCTCGTGGGCGGGCACGGGGAGGCCGGTTCGCAGGGGGCCGCCGACTGGCTGCGGCCCCCTGAGCCGGGGTGCGAGGTGGAACCCTCGCTGCCGACCATGTCGGCGTTGGGGGGCGGTGGGGCCGCCCCCGACCTCGTGCGAGTGGTGGACACGGTGGCGACGCACTGCCACCGCGTCCGGCTGCGGCGCGTGAGCACCGGGCCGTCGAAATCTCAGCCGTTGGCCTTCTCGTAGGCCTCGCGGATGGAGGCGGGGACGCGGCCGCGGTCGTTGACCTCGTAGCCGTTCTCCTTCGCCCAGGCGCGGATGGCCGCGGTGTCCTGGCTGCCGCCGGTGGCGGCACGGGCCTTGCCGCGCCCGCCCGAAGCACGGCCTCCGGTACGTCGGCCGCCCTTGACGTAGGCGTCGAGAAGGCCGCGAAGCTTGTCCGCGTTGGCGGTCGTGAGGTCGATCTCGTACGTCTTGCCGTCCAGCGCGAACGTCACCGTCTCGTCCGCCTCGCCGCCGTCGAGGTCATCGACAAGAAGGACCTGAACCTTCTGTGCCACCGGATTTCCTTTCATCGATAACTTCAGGGCCGAGGACCTGCGGCGTGCGCCGCTGTTTCACGTCCCCCTGTTATATGCAGTACTGCAGTACGTCGGAAAGCAAACCGCTTTTCCAGGAAAAACACAAACCCCTGGGAGAGACCGGGGAGAGGCTCCGGAGAGGGCGAGGAGCCGGAGAAGACCGGAAACATGCGCGTTTCGGACATAGGGCACCTGGTCAAGGCGACGCCCGACGGAATAGCGGTGGAGGTTCCCGATGAACCTCGGTGAACCCCGAGGTTCCTTGCGGACCCGTCGACGATCACAGATGCAGAAGCATCCGGCTGTTGCCCAAGGTGTTCGGTTTCACTCGTTCGAGACCGAGGAACTCCGCGACGCCCTCGTCATAGGAACGCAGCAGCTCCGCGTAGACATCGGTGTCGACCGGAGTCTCACCGATCTCCACGAAGCCGTGCTTCGCGAAGAACTCGACTTCGAAGGTCAGACAGAAAACCCGTCGAACACCCAGCCAGCGAGCGGTGTCGAGCAACTTTTCCAGCAACTGGTGACCGACACCGAGACCCTTGGCGTCCGGGTTCACCGCGAGAGTGCGGACTTCCGCGAGGTCTTCCCACATCACGTGCAGCGCACCGCAGCCCACGACCTCCGCGTCCGGGCCGACGCCCCGTTCCGCGACCCAGAACTCCTGGATGTCCTCGTAAAGCGTGACCGTCGCTTTGTCGAGCAGGATGCGGCGCTGGACGAACGAGTCGAGGAGGCGGCGCACGTGCGGGACATCGCTGGTCCGAGCCCGCCTGACGGTGATGGCATTGGGGGTGACTTCGGGACTCGTTGCTGGCATGAGCGGACGCTATCGCCCGGGGAGATCCGGGGATTCGCCGGGGGTCCCCTGTGTTTCGCCGGACGATTCGGCGGATTCGCCGGCCGTTTCAACAGGGGTTTCAACAGGGGTTTCGACGAGCGGGGCGGCGGGCGCGGCCGGTTCGGGTTTGGCGGGCTCGGGGCCCTCCACCATGCGTACGGCGTCGGTGAGCGCCTGCCGCTGCTCCTCGCTCATCATCCCGAAGAAGGCGACGAGAGCAGCCGCGGGGTTGTCGCTCTGCGACCAGGCTTCGTTCATCAGTGCGGCCGAGTAGGCGGCGCGAGTGGAGACCGCCTCATATCGATAGGCCCGGCCTTCCGCCTCCCGGCGCACCCAGCCCTTCTGATGGAGATTGTCCAGAACGGTCATCACCGTGGTGTACGCGATGGACCGTTCCTGCTGGAGGTCTTCCAGGACTTCCCGAACGGTCACCGGGCGGTTCCACTTCCACACCCGCGTCATGACCGTGTCTTCGAGTTCTCCCAATGGGCGAGGCACAGTTCCGTACGATATCCGGAGAAGTTGAACAAAAAGGGCGTACGACTCGAAAACCACACGAGTCGTACGCCGATGGAGGCGGGTCGCGTCAGGCGCCGGTGCCCCGGTCGGTGCCGGTGGACTGGCGGGCGCTCTCCGCGCGGGCGAGCGCCGCGTCGACGACCGCGTCCTCCTTGGCCTTGTTGGGGCCACCCTGGGTCTTCACGATCACCCTGATGACGGCGATGAACAGCACGGCCATCACGAAGGGGGGCAGCAGCGCGGAGACGTAGTCCATGGGTCCAGGGTAGCCAGGGCTAGACGGCGGCCAGCTGTTGGGGCGGGGCGGCCGGTTTGCGCTTGGGCGGGAAGACCTCGCCGGGGGTGGGGACGGGGCGGCGGGCCGGGCTCGGGGCGTCGGGCCGGGGGACGGGGCCCGGCTTCTCGGCGGGCTGGGCGGGACGGGACGGCCGGGCGGGCTTCGGTTCGGCGGGCTCTCCGACGGCACCGCGCGTGTGCGGGCCGTGTTCCGACAGGCCGCCGGGGAGAGCGGTCAGCCGGAGCCGGGAGCGGCCGGAACCGGAGCGGGAGGCCGGGACGACCACCACCGACGCGACCGCGCGCCCCGCGAAGCGGGCGCGCACGTCCTGTTCGGCGAGGGGTCGGCAGCGTTCCAGGAGGGCCGCCGCCGCGGGGGTGCCGCTCAGCGCGCGTAGCGCGGCGAGGTCGTCCGGGCGGGGGCGGTACCCGGCGTCCAGGGCCTCCGTGAGGAGCGCCGCGTAGCCCGTGACCGTGCCGGGGAGCGCGGCACGGTAGCGGGCGAGGTCGGCCAGCAGGAAGGCCCTCCGGCGGGCGTCCTCGCGGGTCGCCTCGTCGACGGACTCGGCGAGCCGGAGGCAGTCCTGCACCTCCTCCGCGGAGGCGGGGCTGGGGTTGAGGGCGAGGGCGAGGGCACGACGGAGCACACGCAGCTCTTCAGCGCCGAACGCCATGCCGCCGCGGGTTCCGTGGGGCGTGGGCATGGGGCGACGATACGCGCTAATCAGACAAAAGAGATGCGCGGACAGCGCGTGGCGCGACGGGAACACCCACGTGGGGGCCTTTTCCGCCGCGCGGCCCCGTCAAAGACTCGGGGCTCCGCCCCGGACCCCGTTCGCGCAGTTCCCCGCGCCCTTGAAAGGGCCGCGGGGAACTGCGCGAACAACCACGACGTACCCGCGGCAGGGGGCGAAGGGGCGCAGCCCCTGGGGGACGGGACGGGACGTGTACGGGACGGGTAGGCGCGGCGGGGGCGAGAACTTCTCAGAGACGCGACACGTTCCGCTCGTACACCAGCCGCAGCCCGATCAGCGTCAGCCAGGGCTCGTGCTCGTCGATCACGGAGGACTCGCCCAACACCATCGGTGCCAGGCCACCCGTCGCGATGACCGTCACGTCCTCGGGATCGTCGGCGAGCTCGCGGACCATGCGGCCCACCACCCCGTCGACCTGGCCGGCGAAGCCGTAGATGATGCCGGACTGCATGGCCTCGACGGTGTTCTTGCCGATGACGCTGCGGGGGCGGGCGACCTCGATCTTGCGGAGCTGGGCCCCCTTGACGCCCAGGGCCTCGACGGAGATCTCGATGCCGGGGGCGATGACGCCGCCGACGTACTCGCCGCGCGCGCTGACCGCGTCGAACGTCGTGGCCGTACCGAAGTCCACGACGACGGCCGGGCCGCCGTACAGCTCGACGGCGGCGACGGCGTTGATGATGCGGTCGGCGCCGACCTCCTTGGGGTTGTCCGTCAGGATCGGGACGCCCGTCTTCACACCCGGCTCGACGAGGACCGCCGGGACGTCGCCGTAGTAGCGGCGGGTCACCTCGCGGAGCTCGTGCAGGACGGACGGGACGGTCGCGCAGATCGCGATGCCGTCGATGCCGTCGCCCAGTTCCTCGCCGAGGAGCGGGTGCATGCCCATGAGGCCCTGGAGGAGGACCGCCAGTTCGTCGGCGGTGCGGCGCGCGTCGGTGGAGATGCGCCAGTGTTCGACGATGTCCTCGCCGTCGAACAGACCGAGGACGGTGTGGGTGTTGCCCACGTCGATCGTCAGCAGCATGGCCCGTCCCCGCCCTACTCGGCCGCGCGCAGGTCGAGGCCGATGTCCAGGATCGGGGCCGAGTGGGTCAGGGCCCCGACGGCCAGGTAGTCGACGCCCGTGTCCGCGTACGCCTTCGCGTTGGTGAGGGTCAGACGGCCCGAGGCCTCGAGGGCGGCACGGCCGGCGACGATCGCGACGGCCTCCTCGCACTCGACCGGCGTGAGGTTGTCCAGGAGGATCAGGTCGGCGCCCGCGTCGATGACCTCGCGGAGCTGGTGGAGGGTGTCGACCTCGACCTCGATG is from Streptomyces sp. NBC_01314 and encodes:
- a CDS encoding type III pantothenate kinase, with translation MLLTIDVGNTHTVLGLFDGEDIVEHWRISTDARRTADELAVLLQGLMGMHPLLGEELGDGIDGIAICATVPSVLHELREVTRRYYGDVPAVLVEPGVKTGVPILTDNPKEVGADRIINAVAAVELYGGPAVVVDFGTATTFDAVSARGEYVGGVIAPGIEISVEALGVKGAQLRKIEVARPRSVIGKNTVEAMQSGIIYGFAGQVDGVVGRMVRELADDPEDVTVIATGGLAPMVLGESSVIDEHEPWLTLIGLRLVYERNVSRL
- a CDS encoding SCO3374 family protein gives rise to the protein MAIVPLPRRPLDPSDESAVAPRDVPGDIVCDAVRQWYENDLGWATAPGAPVHLITGLRFDVLDVPAEAGVAALRHLGPVPGPGSPVALRGGRMLLLVAAGCAEELPGLLEWLDWGGLDLDLTAVGTGGHMVAPTPPGGAGRLVGGHGEAGSQGAADWLRPPEPGCEVEPSLPTMSALGGGGAAPDLVRVVDTVATHCHRVRLRRVSTGPSKSQPLAFS
- a CDS encoding BlaI/MecI/CopY family transcriptional regulator, which gives rise to MTRVWKWNRPVTVREVLEDLQQERSIAYTTVMTVLDNLHQKGWVRREAEGRAYRYEAVSTRAAYSAALMNEAWSQSDNPAAALVAFFGMMSEEQRQALTDAVRMVEGPEPAKPEPAAPAAPLVETPVETPVETAGESAESSGETQGTPGESPDLPGR
- a CDS encoding amino-acid N-acetyltransferase — encoded protein: MPATSPEVTPNAITVRRARTSDVPHVRRLLDSFVQRRILLDKATVTLYEDIQEFWVAERGVGPDAEVVGCGALHVMWEDLAEVRTLAVNPDAKGLGVGHQLLEKLLDTARWLGVRRVFCLTFEVEFFAKHGFVEIGETPVDTDVYAELLRSYDEGVAEFLGLERVKPNTLGNSRMLLHL
- a CDS encoding Lsr2 family protein — translated: MAQKVQVLLVDDLDGGEADETVTFALDGKTYEIDLTTANADKLRGLLDAYVKGGRRTGGRASGGRGKARAATGGSQDTAAIRAWAKENGYEVNDRGRVPASIREAYEKANG